Proteins found in one Aspergillus chevalieri M1 DNA, chromosome 2, nearly complete sequence genomic segment:
- a CDS encoding uncharacterized protein (COG:S;~EggNog:ENOG410PN7Z;~TransMembrane:5 (o12-32i44-70o90-114i179-201o213-235i)), with protein MAIIADDAPNLAGSVIALTVLAFVTYGMRVYCRISRRSWGTEDWIMSVAVVPFCVLVAGCLGGAFNGIGIHSWRLQQPENVKYQAGGQKFFLIFEVGYCAAIIPIKLSISWMLIRVAEGRKLAAWDTSLLEKGGHCQPAHVLTDVYYATTAVNIATDWVTALMPIPLLWHVKLNNAAKISIVGLMSLGILASLSACVRLKYTVNLTNQTDYLFAVANVVIWGFAENAVGMIVGNISTLRPLFRSLLDNTVRKAGYSSRSRGGPSKLASSYELSQNGKSSNNFTPTLTEIRDGHGKRRTSQLSDDDSRELILQGHDARDILVSRQINIAYE; from the exons ATGGCCATAATCGCCGACGATGCGCCCAATCTGGCTGGCAGTGTCATCGCGTTGACTGTACTTGCCTTTGTAACCTACGGAATGCGGGTGTATTGTAGAATAAGCAGAAGGTCGTGGGGAACGGAAGATTGGATCATGTCTGTGGCAGTG GTGCCATTCTGCGTGCTCGTGGCGGGCTGCCTTGGAGGCGCGTTTAATGGTATTGGCATTCATAGCTGGCGGTTGCAACAGCCTGAGAACGTGAAGTATCAGGCTGGGGGTCAAAAG TTCTTCCTCATATTCGAAGTGGGTTACTGTGCCGCCATCATTCCGATCAAGCTCAGCATCAGCTGGATGCTGATCCGAGTGGCTGAAGGACGCAAATT GGCCGCCTGGGATACGAGCCTTCTTGAGAAAGGAGGACACTGCCAACCTGCTCATGTTTTGACGGATGTTTACTACGCTACTACTGCTGTAAATATTGCCACAGACTGGGTCACAGCCTTAAT GCCGATTCCCTTGCTCTGGCATGTCAAGCTTAACAATGCTGCTAAGATATCTATTGTCGGACTGATGAGTCTCGGTATACT GGCGTCCCTCTCAGCATGTGTCCGACTCAAATACACCGTCAATCTGACCAACCAAACCGATTATCTCTTCGCCGTGGCTAATGTGGTCATATGGGGATTTGCGGAGAACGCCGTCGGCATGATCGTCGGCAACATCTCAACACTACGTCCGCTATTCCGCAGTCTTCTTGATAACACTGTCCGAAAAGCTGGGTACAGCAGCCGGTCTCGAGGCGGTCCTTCCAAACTCGCCTCCTCGTACGAGTTGTCTCAGAACGGAAAGAGTAGTAATAACTTTACACCTACGCTGACCGAGATTCGAGACGGCCATGGCAAGAGAAGAACCAGCCAGTTGAGCGACGATGACAGCAGAGAGCTGATTCTCCAAGGCCATGACGCACGTGACATCCTCGTTAGCCGGCAGATAAACATAGCATACGAGTAA